Below is a genomic region from Mangifera indica cultivar Alphonso unplaced genomic scaffold, CATAS_Mindica_2.1 Un_0057, whole genome shotgun sequence.
ATGACAGTGGATGGAAAATACAACAGTGTGAGTTCTACAACAACAACATATGACTATATATATGTAGACATAAGAAAtctatgataattatataacaaaatttatctattcaaacttaaattttacaaatttaaactcattgtTAGATAtaatgaattgagtttgaattaactattttagattcaaaatcgagctttaattgatatttatttaaacttgatttgacaCAAATCTACCCTCAAGTAAGAGACTAAGGTtgagatgaggaagaagagaagggGTTGAGGAGGTGGccctttttatgttttaaaaaaatttgaatgagattgaactattttgttgttattttggaCTTTGTATATAGATTTGAGATTAAGTCTTGATTGATTGATAGAtcattattaacaaatttaaataagaatttcAATAGATTTATCTGTAATTTATCTCTCTTGAACCAAAAACACTGAAagttacatataattttatcaaatgaaaGTTTCAAAGTACATATGTTGAATATATACATGCAAAATCTAGTGAGGATGACACACAAGTGATAACACatgcataattataattttagaataataatgCATGTGTCAACACtgaatttaattgttaattttattttttatttaaaatcactagtgcaataataaagtaatacctTAATTTGTTTGTATCTATCAATACAcgcataaaatattataataataatcttattatataaagaacaatattatgtgtatatatttttttatacataatttgaatatatagatgatatatcaccatgtgattagatactactttatttttaattaaaaattatttaattacataatgatatattatttatatatcaaaattatgtataaaaattaaatacacataattttattaataaataaatcacaaTAACAACCcgtttataatattttggtaGACGTGATCCACGACTACTCTATAGGCTGCTTCTGTTGGGTGGTAACTATCCCAGAAAACATACTTGGAGGCATCAAAACATGAATTCAGAGTCCACTGATTGCAAAAAATTCCTACTTCAAATGTTCCCGTACCACAGCATCCTTTGTCACTAACTTCAAATCCTTGCATAAGCGAAAAATCAACTTGTTATTGAACTCAATCTTACTatgaatcatatatatattcaatttcaaacaatGGGTTACCATATGTCTCCGGAGCTTGGATCATATCATTCACAATGGTGTAGTCATCAATCAAGACAATCCTGGAATCGGGATATTTTGCCTTGAGGTTATGAAGCACTACTTTCAGCTTAGAGTTAAACAATTGTGCTGCTTCGTTGAGGTTTGTTACACAACTTCTGTGTTCCGCTCCTTTAAAAGTTCTTATAATTGGTAGACATCCTAACGGTGGTGCCCCAAAGACGCCAATCTTTCGTGCTCCCCGGTTATATAGTCCCTAAGTTATAAATGGGTAAATAATTAGTTTGTTGATATTTGAGTATTGTTCATGGCATGCATGTGCAATAGAATTTAGCTTACATCAAGAAAGTCTGAAGCTGAGGCAGCCAAAAGATCGGTGTAACCAGAAATATTGAATTCTGGCCGGAAGCTATTGAGAAAATATGTGTTGGCAATGTCATTACTGCTTGCTGATACCATACTTACGCTATTGGCTGTAATTTTCCTTGCTGCTTCTTCTCCAACAAACTCTTTCACCTTTCCCATGTATTCTTCGAACATTCGTAATTGTTTTGTTAGAGGTATAGCTGACTGATCCAATCACACAAAAcaagaaataattaaacatgtcaattaCTTGCGACTTAAAGTTCATTTTACAAGCTTtcagatgaaaattttaaatttatttgtaccaCTTTCTCAGATGTCAGAGAATCATATCCTGCCCCGCCCGAAGCAAAG
It encodes:
- the LOC123207072 gene encoding GDSL esterase/lipase At5g42170-like, producing MPFINYASIYSLLVITILRVYTCEAIVKFNVTVSAFFAFGDSILDSGNNNNQLTLLRCNFPPYGRDFMGGKATGRYCNGKNPADILVEKLGLKEVLPAYLDPNIQSKDLLTGVNFASGGAGYDSLTSEKVSAIPLTKQLRMFEEYMGKVKEFVGEEAARKITANSVSMVSASSNDIANTYFLNSFRPEFNISGYTDLLAASASDFLDGLYNRGARKIGVFGAPPLGCLPIIRTFKGAEHRSCVTNLNEAAQLFNSKLKVVLHNLKAKYPDSRIVLIDDYTIVNDMIQAPETYGFEVSDKGCCGTGTFEVGIFCNQWTLNSCFDASKYVFWDSYHPTEAAYRVVVDHVYQNIINGLLL